One Varibaculum prostatecancerukia genomic window, TCATAATGTTATCGGAGCCGGTCAGGGCATCGGAGGCCCGCAGGTCGATTTCGTTTTGCCCCGGACCATTTTCATGATGCGAAAACTCTACCGAGATTCCCATTTCTTCCAGCATCGCCACTGCTCGGCGGCGAAAAGAGTTGTCCCCACCATTGGGAACGTGATCGAAGTAGGAGGCATTATCGATAGGGCGCAGCGGCTCATCTAAGGAAGTAGGCGGTTCTAGCAGGTAAAACTCAATTTCGGGGTGAATATTAAAAGTGAAACCGAGATCGGCGGCACGCTCCAGTTGCCGCTCTAGTACCCGGCGGGGATCGGAACGTGCCGGCTGTAGATCCGGGGTATAGACATCGCAAAACATGCGTCCAACTTCCCCGTCATCGCCCCGCCAGGGCAAGATTTGGAAAGTGGAGGCATCGGGGCGCAGCAACATATCGGATTCGTAAACCCGGGTAAAGCCTTCAATCGCGGAACCATCAAAGCCGATTCCCTCGTTGAAGGCGTCCTCTAATTCGGCGGGGTCAATCGCGACCGACTTTAGAGAGCCAGACACATCGGTAAACCAGAGGCGAATGAACTTTACTCCCAGTTCCGCAATCTTTTGTAGTACATCCTCTTGCGCTGAGTCCACGATTCTTCCTTACTTCTTATCGTTATTTTGGGGTATTAAATCATTAGTTCCCGCTGGGGTAGTTACTTGGCGTGCGCCCACCAACGCCTATCGTCGCTGCGACCGCATTTAAGCGGCAAACTAAACGCTTCTGAAAGATTCTCACTGGTCAGCACCTGGTCAATCTCACCGCTAGCCATGATTCTTCCTTCCTTCATCAGGGCGGCGCGATTAAAAGATGCCGGTATTTCCTCTAAATGATGGGTAACCATCACGATCTGTGGTGATTTTGGATCCGAGCTGAGTTCATCCAGGGCGGACAATAAAAGTTCGCGAGCCTGCAGATCCACCCCCGCTACCGGTTCATCCAATATCAAGATTTCCGGGTCAGCCATGAGGGCGCGGGCAATCAGTACCCGCTGGCGTTCTCCATCGGACAACGTGGATAACCTGCGGTCTTGCAAAGACGCTACCCCGAATAGTTCCATCAGGTTTGCTCGGCGCTGATAGTCGATATCTTCAAAATCTTGGTCACGCCCACGCACCATAGTGCCATAAGCGGCCGAAAGAATCAGCGCCTTCACGGTCTGCGATCCGGGAATCACTCGTAGCACCGCCGAAGAACATAGTCCTACCCGTTCATGTAGTTGTTGGACCGGTACCGCTCCCAGTCGTTGCCCTAAGATTTCTGCTTCTCCACTAGAGGGATAGTTACGAGCCGCCAAGATAGATATCAGAGTGGTTTTTCCCGCTCCATTGGGACCGAGGATTACCCAGTTCTCTCCAAGTTGGGATTGGAAGGAAACATCCTGAAGAATGGGGTTTCCCCCACGCAAAAAACTGACGTGTTGCAATCGGAGCAGAGTATCCATATTTCCCATCTTAACCAGTGTGCCTGCAGATAAGTGGCGGGGGCGAGCATCTTCCCCAAAGTGCTAGCCCCCGCCGCAGCTATTACCTTTCTAGCTGCCTATTTGTCTTATAAGAGGGAGCGGTACAGTTCCACAGTTTTATCTGCGACTGTCTGCCAAGAGAATTTTTCTTCTACCCGTTTGCGTCCGGCTTTACCCATTTTCTTGGCCAGCTCGGGATTCTCCAGCAGGGCGGTAATCCGCTCGGCCATATCCCGATGGAATTTATCTGGATTCGTGGGGGTGCCACTACCGTCAGATAGCTGTTCAATCGGTACTAAATATCCGGTTTCGCCCTCTGCAATGCAATCGGGAATCCCCCCGGTAGCGGTACCCACTACCGGCAGCTCCATGGCGGCAGCCTCCAGATTTACTATCCCCATCGGTTCGTAAATCGAGGGAGTAACAAATACATGTGCTGCCGACAAGATATTTACTAGCTGATCGTGCGGAAGCATTTCTTCAATCCAAATGATTCCGCTGCGCCGGGCAGATAGACCCTCTACCAATCCGCGAACTTCTTTTTCAATCTCCGGGGTATCTGGAGCCCCAGCACACAGCACTACCTGCGAATCTGCCGGAATCTGTTCGATTGCCTGCAAGAAGTGAGGCAGACCCTTTTGCCTAGTTATCCGGCCTACGAAAACCACAGTCGGTATCTCGGGGTTAATCCCGTATTTAGCCAGGGTTTGGGCAACCGCTTCCTGATCGGTAGGAAGCGCCCAATCAGTTAAATCCAGACCATTATGGATAACGTGGACTTTATCCGGATCTATCTGGGGGTAGGCACGCAAAATATCATCCTTCATCCCGTGAGAAACCCCCACCACCGCATCGGCTGCCAAGTAAGCGGTTTTTTCTGCCCAGGATGAGAGGTTATACCCGCCGCCTAGTTGTTCGCGTTTCCAAGGACGCAGAGGCTCTAGGGAGTGAGCGGTCACTACATGCGGGACTTCGTAAAGATTCTTTGCCCAGTGACCGGCCATATTCGCATACCAGGTGTGGGAATGGACTAGATCAGCCTGATCGCAATGCTGCGCCATCTGTAGGTCAATCCCTAGGGTACGTAGGGCGGCATTGGCTCCGTCTTGTTCGGCGCAATAGTCATATCCGGTAACCCGGATCTTCCCGCCATCATCGGGACGCGGACCGTCAAAGCAATGCACTCCCACATCGATTCTCTCTGCCAGCACCTTTGCCAGCTCAGTGACATGGACTCCGGCACCGCCATAAACATGAGGCGGATACTCGCGGCTCAATAAATCAACACGCATTTTGGGGATCCTTTCTTAGGTGACCTTTGAGATTGCTGTTATTTACCAGACTAGTGGAATCGCGGGGGCGCGGGGCAGGAACGAAAAATCCTTCGCTGCCGCCCCGCGCCCAAACATTCCTGACAAAGCGGGTTATTTCCGTTTCTTGTTAGGATTTACCCCTTCGAGTCTATTTTTAGCCAGGCGCATTCCGGCGTTACCAGTTTTTTCGCCCCTTTTCATATAGTAGTAGCGGTACAGGGGGTCTTTGTCGTAACCATTCTTTATTACCTGTTCCCAGATCCATTCATCGGTTATTTCTTTTCCTTGCCTTAACCGGTTTATGACTTCTAGGCTTTGTCCGTTGTAGGGGTCGAACCACCATTTTGGTCCGGCGCTTACTAGAACTCCGCCTTTGCCGTTCCCGCTCCCATCGCGTTTCATCCCTAGGTACTTGGGGCCAAGTTCCTCGATGAGGGCGACTTCTTCTTCTATCTGCCGCAGAACCCCGATATAGAGGAATACCACCAGGATCCGGGCGCAAAGTTTAAGGCAGGCTCGCAGGCATTCTTCCGGGTTTTGCTGGTAAAACATTTCGATAACTTCACCTCCTGCGTTTCCGATTCCCCCATCGATATGGAAGATTTCGTTAAAAAGACCCCTGACTATCGCCGCGACCTCTTTATCCGCATAGGATTCCTCCCATTCGGCGTGCTCCTCCCCCAGGTATTCTCGATACATAGGGGGATTTTCTTCGCGCACCAGACAATCGCGGGTGAAAAACAGTAGTCCCTTAAAGTAACTGGAATACCGAAAATATAAGGGATGCTGGATTTTCGGGAGATCAGGGTCCTCCCCTGTCATTTCCTTCTCGATAACTTCCCCCGCCCACTTTAGATAAGCAATAATCTCTTTATTGCTCTCGTCGTTCTTGGGGTCGTTAATGAAGTCCAGGTACTTACCGGTTACTTCTTCCTTATTCATTTTTCGCTCCTTATCTAAGGTTTCAGCCGAGAACTTTTCCCGACACTTCCTATATAGGGCGCATGCACATTTTTGCTGCTAAAAGCGGAATTCAGCCGTTTTTAACGCTTTTTACCCGCATCGAGAGATGGTCAACGCCTGGATAAAACCGCCTGCCTTTGCGGGGATTTTTCTGGCTTGTACTGACCCCTGACGCCACCAGGTCTTGACCGGGGAATCTGGGGCTGAGTAGATAGAGAAAACCAGTCTCTGTTTTTGAATATTGGGTGAGCGAACTACGACTACTTCGTTAATCCTTCTCAAATCCCCGCGCGAGCACTAGGGGTTGGCATATGCTGGCCATATGGCAAAAAATAACGTATTAGCAATGATTCTGGCTGGTGGCGAAGGCAAGCGCCTGATGCCCCTTACTTTAGATAGGGCGAAACCTGCGGTTCCCTTCGGGGGCACTTATCGTTTGATTGATTTCGCGCTTTCCAATGTGGTGAACTCCGGGTATCTACGCTCGGTAGTGCTCACTCAGTACAAATCGCATTCTCTGGACCGCCATTTGGCGACCACTTGGAAGATGTCCGATTTACTGGGCAACTACGTGGCACCGGTACCCGCTCAGCAGCGGCGGGGCAAACACTGGTACCGGGGCAGCGCCGACGCAGTCTACCAATCACTAAACATTGTGCGTGATGAAAATCCGGAGTACATCCTGATTATCGGGGCGGACAATATCTACCGCATGGACTTTTCTCAAATGGTCGATGACCATATTAAATCTGGATTGCCTTGTACGGTTGCTGGGATTCGGCAACCGATTGAGCTTTCTAGTGCTTTTGGGGTCATTGACCAAACCAACGGAACGATTAATCGCTTCATTGAAAAACCCGAAACCTGCGAGGGTCTTCCCGATGACCCCACAAAGTTCTTGGCCTCGATGGGCAACTACGTATTCACCACTAAAGATCTAGTGGCAGCGCTAGAAGCGGACGCTAACAATGAAGATTCTAAGCACGATATGGGTGGGGATCTGGTTCCTTACTTCGTAGAGCATGGCGGGGTGAACTGCTATGACTTTATTGAAAATGTGGTTCCGGGCGCTACCGACCGTGACCGCGACTACTGGCGAGACGTGGGTACTATTGATGCCTTCTACGAAGCGCACCTAGACCTGTTGTCGGTGTCTCCGGTGTTCAACCTCTATAACTTTGACTGGCCAACCTACACGAAACTAGATGCGTGGCTGCCCCCTGCTAAGAGCACTTTTAGCGATGAGAATCGCCGGGGTATGGCTCTGGATTCGATTGTTTCTCCGGGGGTAATCATTTCCGGTGCGCGCGTGGAACGCTCCATGCTCTCGCCCATGGTGCATCTGCACTCCTTCGCCTCTGTAGATGGCTCTGTGCTGATGAATGGCGTCGATGTGGAACGCTCCGCGGTGATCCACAATGCCATCTTGGATAAGAATGTGCGTGTGGCCGAAGGCGTTCAGATCGGGGTCGATCACGATAAAGACCGCGAACGCGGATTCACAGTTTCCGAGGGCGGGATCACCGTAGTACCCAAGGGGACAGTAGTAACCGAATAGCCTCATCAAAGCTAAAACCAAAGACTGGGGGCGGGAACATGAAGCCATGTTCCCGCCCCCAGTCTTATAGCTATTGGTGGTTGGAAAAACGCGCCGGATTTTTCCTACTTACATACCGGAGTACATCATTCCGCCGATAACCGCATAAAAAAGAACATAGAAAAGCACCGTCACGACCACGCCAGCGATGAAACCGTTACGGCACTGGATTGCCGTCTGAGGCTTGGTATTCTTCCACACCAGCCAAAGAATCAACCCGGCAATGGGGATGAAGAAGCCAAGGACTGCCCATCCAAAACTACCGGTGTCCCCTGGGTTTACACCAGACATTCCCGGGTTTTGATAGTTCTGCATGGGAGCCTGCGGGAAAGGTCGCCCGTAGGCCGGCTGCTGCCCCATTTGTGGTTGCCCATAGCCTGGTTGCTGCCCCACCTGGGGCGGAATCGGAGCCGGCTGCTGCTGATAGGGATAGGGAGATTGGTTAGGGTTGGGGTTGGAGTTGGGGTTAAATTGACTCATTTTTATTCTTCCTTTGAATAGAGAACTTAGAATTATTTTCCTATAACGCCCGGATACGTGGCAAATTTAACCCTTGACTTAATTTTGATACAAAAATTTATTCCCGCACTGCAGACGCGCCTTCAAGACCGTTGTACCCCTTCCAAAACCTCTTTTAACTGCTCAAATAGCTTCTTCACTTCTCTAACGCTTCCCAATTAAACCCGAGACTATTGGCGCAACGAGGCGTGAAAAATCCCGGTTAGCTCCCCGCAGCCGCAGCTAAGAGCACTAAAGCCGGGAACTTGAAAAGCAATAGCGGTAGCGGTGGACACTCCGTAAGGCACGCCCGCGTCCGCGGGAGCTAGAAGCTGGGCGGTCATCGAAATTATGGGCTCATGCCCTACTACTAGGATGGCTTTGCCGCCTGCCGGCCCATACTCCCCCACCAAACGCAATAGCCGCTCCGGGGAACAGTGATAGAGCTCGTCCTCTGCCAGTAGCTGCGCGCCCGGATAAGCCCTGCCGATCTGCTGAGCGGTTTGGGCAGCGCGAGCCGCCGTAGAATGCAATATCAGCTCTACCGCTACCTTCTCTTTAACAAGAAGCGCCCCCAACTCCCGCGCCTGCCGTATCCCCGCCGGAGTTAGAGGACGAGAGTGGTCGCCTCGGCCATAACCAGCCTGGGCGTGGCGCACCAGCGTTAATACGTAGCTCATACCCCCATCCTAGCTAAGCCTCTAGAATGAAAACTAAAGACAAGGAGAAACATGGCTTTAGCTAAAGGACCAGAAGACAATATCTGTTCGGCGCGCGGATGCGAAAACCCGGCAACCAAAGCAGTCCTGTGGCGTAACCCTAAGATTCCTCGTCCCGTACATAAAACCTGGCTGACTTGCGACGAACACGCTGATTTTTTGCGGCAATACCTGGCGTATCGCTCTTTTCCCACTAAAGTGGTTCCTTTTAGCGAGGTCGATACGGCAACTTTGGATTAACCCCGGATTATCCGCTAGCGCCGACAAAGTAGCGACGAAGGTCGGCACCTAGCTAAGTCAGTTCCACCAGATCCAGGTAATCATCACTCCATAAATCTTCATCCCCGTCCGGCAGCAGCAACACCCGCTGCGGATTCAGTGCCTCAACGGCACCCGGATCGTGGGTCACCAGCACCACTGCCCCCTCGTATTGGTCGAGGGCGTGCAAGATTTCTTCCCGAGACGCCGGATCCAGGTTATTGGTAGGTTCATCTAGCAGCAGCACATTGGCGCCGCTTACCACTAGGGTGGCCAGTGCTAGCCGGGTTTTTTCTCCCCCCGAAAGCACACTGGCCGGTTTAAAAGCGTCCTCCCCGGAAAATAGGAACTGTCCCAAGATGTTGCGCACGTGGGTTTCATCCAGGTCGGGAGCCGCCGCAGTCATATTTTCATAAACCGTGCGAGCGGGATCGAGGGTTTCGTGCTCTTGGGCGTAATAGCCCAGTTTGAGGCCGTGACCGGGGACAACTTCCCCCGCGTCTGCGTCCTCGATCCCGTTTAATAGTCGTAGCAGCGTGGTTTTCCCCGCGCCGTTTTCCCCCAAAACCACGACTTTGCTGCCGCGGTCGATTGATAAATCTAGGCCGCTAAATACCTCTAGGCTGCCATAGGATTTCGCGAGGCCGCGCGCATTCAAAGGTACTTTGCCGCAAGCTAGTGGAGTGGGAAAGCGCAGGCGGGCAACTTTTTCAGCTTTGGTTTCACTTCCGGCTTCTTTTACTAGTTCTTCGGCTCTGCGTAGCATTTGTTGCGCCGCGACTGCCTTAGTGGCTTTGGCTCGCATTTTTTCGCCTTGCTCGCGCAATGCCTGTGCTTTCGCTAAGGCGTTTTGGCGCTCCCGGCGTCGCCGTGCCTCATCTTGGGCGCGCTGCTTCAGGTAGGCGTCCCACCCTAGTTTGTATTGATCGATGACCGCCCGGGAGGCATCCAGGTACCACACCTGGTTTACGGTGTCTTTTAGTAGCGCCGTGGAGTGGGTGACCATTACGAAGCCGCCGGCATAGGTGCGCAGGAAATCGCGGAGCCAAATAATGGAGTCATGGTCTAAGTGGTTGGTGGGCTCATCTAGAAGGAGTACGTCTGGCTGGGAAAACAGTACCCGCGCCAGTTCTACTCGGCGGCGCTGCCCTCCGGAAAGGGTCGCCAGCGGCTGAGTGAGTGCGGCCTGGTCTAACCCTAAGTTGTGGGCGATCTGCATAGCTTCCGAGCGGGCAGCATACCCGCCTAGTCGGGTGAACTCTTCATCCAGGCGCGCGTATCTTTCTATCGCCTTCGCCTGAGTTTCCCCGCTGGTAGTGGACATTTTTTCTTGAGCATTCTCGATTGCCCGCAAAGTGCGATCCAGATTCCGCACCGCCATTATCCGAGAAATCCCATCCTTTTGTTTCACCCCCACTGCTGGGTCTTGTGACAGATACCCTACCGACCCCGAGGAAGTAACTTTGCCTTGAAAGTCGATATTGTCGATTAAGTCTTGGGCTTCTTCTTCGCTGAGGGAACCGCTAGAGCGGTGTTTACCTAGCGCCACTAGCGCCGCGATTAAGCGCATAGTAGTGGTTTTACCAGCGCCATTGCGCCCAACTAGGCCGATCCGCATTCCTTTATCGATACGCAAATTGGTGCGGGAAACCAAGAGCCGCTGCCCGATCCGCACTTCCATATCTTGCGCATTAATCACCCCGCGATTCTACCCAGGAGCTACCAGTAGTTAAAACTGATCAGGGTCTTACACGCGGCAATAATGGTTATGGAAGTGCTTCCCCGAGCTAACAGGGAGGTTTACAATAGTGCTTTAGCAAAGGTACCGTAACAAAGGGAAAAGTCATGCCCGTAAATCTGAGCCGCAAAGACATTCAAGCTATCGATGCCGCCAAAGCCTACTATGGGGGTCTCCCCCAAAATGAAGTGGCGGCGCGGCTGGGAATCTCCCGTCCCACGGTTTCTAAACTGCTGCGCTATGCACGTGCCAAAGGATACGTGAAAATCACAGTTAATGACCCTCGACTAGCGGACTCTTCAACCGCTAAAGCTTTAATGACGCGTTTTGGCCTGGAGGAGGCGGTGGTGGTTTATCCCAGTGCTCCCTCCGATATTGAAGTCCGCAAAGCACTGGGGGAAGCCGGAGCTCGAATGGTAGAAAAGGTGATTAAAGATGGCGATACCGTGGGGGTTTCCTGGTCACGAACCGTCGAAGAAATCTCTAAGAACCTGACCGCTCAGCCGCGCAAGAAGGTTGAGATCGTGCAACTGCGAGGGGGCGTAGGCGGATTTGCGCGCGGACAAAGCGAAATCGAGGCCGTTAATCGTTTTGCTGAGGCTTTTAAGGCTGAGGCGCATCTATTGGGAGCGCCCACCGTTTTTCAAAGTGCCGAAGCCAAACAGGCGATGATGAAAGAAAAGCAGGTAGCTGCAGCTTTGAAACGCGGGCGGGATTCCCGCATAGCTGTCTTTACCGTGGGAGATGCGGCAAAAAGTTCCTATCTTTTGACTCTGCCCACCCTCTCGCGAGATGTAAAACTGTTTTTAGAGAAAAAAGCAGTCGGCGATATTTGTTCCCGATTCATCGATACCCACGGCAGGGTGTGTTTGCCGGAACTAAATGACCGCACTATGGCGATATCTTTGGCACAGCTGCGGCGGATTCCCGAAAAGATTATGGTCGCTGGAGGGGGCGCGAAAGTAGCGATTATTAGGGTCGCCCTGGAACATGGTTACGCTAATCGGCTTGTGATTGACGCGGCTACTGCCGCGCAAGTGCTGGATATGCGAGTCAACTAGCTAGCAACCCGGAAACTAGCCTTGGAGGAACCCAAAGAGTCTCCCCTATACGGCACAAACTTAAACCGGAAGTTACATAAATTTAAATAAAAATATAATCGGCTCTCTTGTCTAGGCGAGGTAGGTCTCTAAGGTGTGAAATGCGCGGCTATCAGGGATTTAAAGCTTAGCAATCGCGAGAAACACCGATAGGATGAAGACATGAACAATATTAGTAAACTACGTAAACCCAAAGCCTGGATGACCGATATGGATGGTGTGCTAGTGCACGAATCCAAAGCACTCCCGGGCGCACACGAGTTTATCGAAACTCTAAAAGCCAAAGAAACTCCCTTTTTGGTACTAACTAACAACTCTATTTTCACTAACCGTGACCTAGCTGCGCGTTTGGAGGCCTCGGGGCTTGAGGTTCCCGAAGAACGTATCTGGACTTCCGCGAATGCTACCGCCGAGTTCTTAAACAGCCAGTCCCCTAACTCCACCGCGTTCGTTATTGGGGAGGCCGGGCTGACCACCGCTATTCACGAAACCGGCTATGTGATGACTGAAAGCAACCCGGAGTTCGTAGTCCTAGGGGAAACCCGCTTTTACGATTTCGTCAATATCACCAAGGCGATCCGCCTGATTGAAAAGGGCGCCAAATTTATCTGCACTAATCCGGATACTACTGGACCTTCCGAGGACGGAACTTTGCCGGCTGTAGGATCAGTGGCCGCCATGATTACTAAGGCGACTGGACGCAACCCCTATTTCGTGGGTAAACCGAATCCGGTAATGTTCCGCGCTGGACTCAATAAACTGGGAGCACACTCCGAGGACGCAGCCATGGTCGGTGACCGCATGGATACCGATATTCACGCCGGAGTCGAGAGCGGGATGGACTCCTACCTGGTGTTAACTGGTTCAACTTCCCGCGAGGACATCCATAAGTTCCCCTATCGCCCCAAGGCGGTATTTGAGGGAATCGGAGATCTACTGCCTCTGCTTTAAATCTGATTCCTTTTAAATAATGGGGGCGGGTAGCTTAGCTACCCGCCCCCATTACTGTTTAAAAGCTACTTAACTAATCTGCCCTTTGGCTTCTAGTTCTGCCCGCAAATCCTGGAACGCCGTGTAGTTAGCTAAAATATCGACTTGACCGCTACCAAACATACTGATAGCGCGATAGGCGCTATTTTCAACTTCGCAGGTTACCCCCTGTTTTTGCAAACATGCTTGCACCTTATCGGCACATTCTCCGGAAACGATAACTTTCGGGGTTCCCCGTAGAGGGGTGAAATCAATATCTTCAACCCAAGAAGGATCAGTTCCATCTCCGATACGCGCATTGACCGCTAATATTGCTCCCGCTGCTCCGGCGTGACGCATAGTTAGAGCTTCTCGCCATCCTGCGGGGTTCTTAGCCAAAAGTAAATGCCCTTTTACCTCTCCCACCTGGCAGGAGGCATAGCGTCCTGCCACCTCGGTAACTAGGGGGATTCCCTGGGCAGCGGCCGAAAGTGGCGCTCCCAAAACGCTGGCAGCTGCCAAAGCCATGAGGGCATTGCCGCGATTAACCAGACCCGGCAGATTAACCACTACTGATTGCTTAGCCCCCGGCGCCGACACTTCCATAGCGCTACCTGCCATTACTGCTTCGCCCTCCCCTAGAGCCGAATCCTCTAGGCGGTAGCTCCAATCGGGCTGCGGGCGGCGGAATGTCGGTTCGCCAGTAGAAAACCAATCCTCGCCCTCTCGCTTAATTTCTTTACCTGAACGCGGGCAGACCAGGGAATCGTCAATCCAGCGGGTGCCGACACTAACCCATACCTTTTGATTACCGTCCCAGGCAGCTGAAGTTACCATCGGGTCGTCACAATTAGCTACTACCGTAGCCTGCGGGCTGAGAGCAACTGCCTGCCGTAACCGTGCTTCCACATGGCCGACTGCACCTACCCGATCTAGCTGGTCGCGAGAAAGGTTCAGGTACAGCAACACCTGGGGTTTAACTTCCGCAGCGACCAAGGGAACATGCATTTCATCAACTTCTAAAACCACATAGGGGGCCGAAGGATTTTCCATAATTGCGGCGATTACCCCATTTTCCATATTGTCGCCGCCGCGGTTAGTAGCCACTGATTTTCCCGCTTGCTGTAGGGCATTAACCAGCATTTTCGTGGTAGTAGATTTCCCATTAGTTCCGGTAACTAAAGTTACCTTTTTTCCGGCGGCCAGGCGGCTCATAATATCGGGGCAAATTTTTTGTGCGACTCGCCCGCCAATCATTCCCCCGGAACCTTTCCCTAAAGTACGGGAAGCGAAAGCGGCAGCTTTTCCAACGGTAACTGCCAGATGTCCTTTAAAACCAAAATTCATGGTTTAAGACTACAAGAATTTTTTCTTGGTACCGCTAAGGCAAGCTAGTGAGATTCTTTACGATTTTATTTACCTAAAGATTACCTAGGGTGGCTACCATCACCGCTTTAATGGTGTGCATTCGGTTTTCTGCTTGGTCAAACACGATGGAACGTTCCCCGGAGAACACTTCGTCCGTAACTTCCAGGGCATCTAAACCGGTTTTTTGGTAAATATCCTCCCCCACGGTGGTGTTCCGGTCATGGAAAGCGGGCAAGCAGTGCAAGAACTTTGCCTGCGACCCTGCTTGTTCCATTAGCCTGGCGTTGACCTGGTAGGGCAACAGCAGCTTAATCCGCTCGTCCCACACTTCTTTCGGCTCCCCCATAGAAACCCAAACATCGGTGTACAGGAAATCAGTGCCCTTAACCCCGGCCGCAGGATCATCGGTGTGGGTTATTTTCGCACCGGTTTGAATTGCAATTTCATGGGCTTTATCAATCCAACGCTGCTCATTCCACAGCTGCCGCGGCCCTACAATCCGCACATCCATTCCCATCATCGCCCCGGAAATCAGCAGCGAATTCGACATGTTATTGCGGGCATCCCCCAGGTAGGCGAAAGAAATATCGCTCAGGTCCCGCCCAGAATGTTCTAACATAGTGAGCTGGTCACAGAGCATTTGGGTGGGATGCCACTCATCGGTGAGCCCATTCCAAACTGGGACTCCCGATAGCCGCGCCAAAGTTTCTACGTCCTCTTGGCGGCGTCCTCGAAACTCAATTCCATCATAAAAACGCCCCAGCACTTGCGCGGTGTCCGCCATGGATTCTTTATGCCCAATTTGGGAGGCCACCGGGTCTAGGAAGGTGACGTTAGCACCCTGGTCGTAGGCGGCTACTTCAAAAGAACAGCGCGTGCGAGTGGAAGTTTTCTCAAAAATCAGGGCGATATTTTTGCAGTTTAGATATGGTTTTTCGGTTCCTGCGCGTTTGGCCGCTTTTAGCTGCGCCGCCAAATCCAGCAGATACCGCCACTCCTCGGCGGTAAAATCGAGTTCTTTTAGGAAATGGCGGCCAGATAGTAATGCCACAGTTTAACCTTTCTGTTTACTATATTTACCCAGGTAGATCAGATTTAAACTAGTTATCGATAGCCTCGCGCTCAAGCGGACAAGTCATACACCGCGGTCCCCCGCGTCCGCGTCCTAGTTCCGCGCTGGGAACTTCCAACACTTTGATTCCTTGTGAACGCAAGTATTCAATGGTTTGCCAGTTACGATCATAGGAAGTAACCACGTTTTCACGCAGCGCCAGCAGATTGCAAGCATCATTCCACTGCCCACGCTCTGCCCCACTATCCGATTGGGGGGTCTGCAAAATATTTACTGACGACACCCCACTGGCCTGCGCTAACACCTGATGCATGTCTTCTGCCGGATAGTAGCGCCAGGAAATATTTCCTTGCGGCTCTCGGCGGGCAATGACGCTGGGCAGCATCCCCAGGTTCTTGTATTTATAGAAGGTATCTCGGTTAATCATGGTGATTACCGTGTCCAGGTGCATTTGGGCGCGCACCATCGGCATTAGCAGACCGGTAACCATTTCTACGGAGGAAGAAGCATCCAGCAGCAGACGAGCAGCGAGGCGTTCGAAACCGGCCGGACTGGTGCGCTCCCCCATACCCACCAGTACCGAAGTTGGTGACAGCACTTCCACGTCTCCGCCCTCGCAGGCAGCCGGGCTATCGGCCATCCCCGAACCAAACTGAGTGAAATTATCGTTAAAATCAGGGTGAAAACGATAGATAGCCTGCAGGTTTAAAGTTTCACGGCGGCGAGCAGTCTTGTTCATGGCTGAGAGCATTACTCCCTTACCGATCCAGGCGGAAGTATCCCGGGTGAACAGGTGGTTAGGCAGCGAATCCAAAATCAAATCT contains:
- a CDS encoding sugar-binding transcriptional regulator yields the protein MPVNLSRKDIQAIDAAKAYYGGLPQNEVAARLGISRPTVSKLLRYARAKGYVKITVNDPRLADSSTAKALMTRFGLEEAVVVYPSAPSDIEVRKALGEAGARMVEKVIKDGDTVGVSWSRTVEEISKNLTAQPRKKVEIVQLRGGVGGFARGQSEIEAVNRFAEAFKAEAHLLGAPTVFQSAEAKQAMMKEKQVAAALKRGRDSRIAVFTVGDAAKSSYLLTLPTLSRDVKLFLEKKAVGDICSRFIDTHGRVCLPELNDRTMAISLAQLRRIPEKIMVAGGGAKVAIIRVALEHGYANRLVIDAATAAQVLDMRVN
- a CDS encoding HAD-IIA family hydrolase encodes the protein MNNISKLRKPKAWMTDMDGVLVHESKALPGAHEFIETLKAKETPFLVLTNNSIFTNRDLAARLEASGLEVPEERIWTSANATAEFLNSQSPNSTAFVIGEAGLTTAIHETGYVMTESNPEFVVLGETRFYDFVNITKAIRLIEKGAKFICTNPDTTGPSEDGTLPAVGSVAAMITKATGRNPYFVGKPNPVMFRAGLNKLGAHSEDAAMVGDRMDTDIHAGVESGMDSYLVLTGSTSREDIHKFPYRPKAVFEGIGDLLPLL
- a CDS encoding MurT ligase domain-containing protein, encoding MNFGFKGHLAVTVGKAAAFASRTLGKGSGGMIGGRVAQKICPDIMSRLAAGKKVTLVTGTNGKSTTTKMLVNALQQAGKSVATNRGGDNMENGVIAAIMENPSAPYVVLEVDEMHVPLVAAEVKPQVLLYLNLSRDQLDRVGAVGHVEARLRQAVALSPQATVVANCDDPMVTSAAWDGNQKVWVSVGTRWIDDSLVCPRSGKEIKREGEDWFSTGEPTFRRPQPDWSYRLEDSALGEGEAVMAGSAMEVSAPGAKQSVVVNLPGLVNRGNALMALAAASVLGAPLSAAAQGIPLVTEVAGRYASCQVGEVKGHLLLAKNPAGWREALTMRHAGAAGAILAVNARIGDGTDPSWVEDIDFTPLRGTPKVIVSGECADKVQACLQKQGVTCEVENSAYRAISMFGSGQVDILANYTAFQDLRAELEAKGQIS
- the argF gene encoding ornithine carbamoyltransferase produces the protein MALLSGRHFLKELDFTAEEWRYLLDLAAQLKAAKRAGTEKPYLNCKNIALIFEKTSTRTRCSFEVAAYDQGANVTFLDPVASQIGHKESMADTAQVLGRFYDGIEFRGRRQEDVETLARLSGVPVWNGLTDEWHPTQMLCDQLTMLEHSGRDLSDISFAYLGDARNNMSNSLLISGAMMGMDVRIVGPRQLWNEQRWIDKAHEIAIQTGAKITHTDDPAAGVKGTDFLYTDVWVSMGEPKEVWDERIKLLLPYQVNARLMEQAGSQAKFLHCLPAFHDRNTTVGEDIYQKTGLDALEVTDEVFSGERSIVFDQAENRMHTIKAVMVATLGNL
- a CDS encoding arginine deiminase; translation: MVRGVWSEIGKLQKVLVHRPGRELDRLTPSNREELLFDDILWLEKAREDHDHFSATLSSEGAEIVYLQDLLAETLDLEPARKWLLEQTIDERYFGVVLSPPLREYLVGQASKQLAEILISGLTRSEIVAELGSVASAVLARVGSEDLILDSLPNHLFTRDTSAWIGKGVMLSAMNKTARRRETLNLQAIYRFHPDFNDNFTQFGSGMADSPAACEGGDVEVLSPTSVLVGMGERTSPAGFERLAARLLLDASSSVEMVTGLLMPMVRAQMHLDTVITMINRDTFYKYKNLGMLPSVIARREPQGNISWRYYPAEDMHQVLAQASGVSSVNILQTPQSDSGAERGQWNDACNLLALRENVVTSYDRNWQTIEYLRSQGIKVLEVPSAELGRGRGGPRCMTCPLEREAIDN